Within the Drosophila miranda strain MSH22 chromosome Y unlocalized genomic scaffold, D.miranda_PacBio2.1 Contig_Y2_pilon, whole genome shotgun sequence genome, the region CTTCAGGCTCTAATCTTAACTCTTACTGCTAACTGCGTCGTTAATGTGGTGTAGTGGCGGTGTAACTAGCATTTCCATATTTTTGTAAAAGTCGAATGCATTCTCTTCAAAGTCTTGATGGGACAAAAATTGTATTAAATTATATATAGTAGTGATGATGATAACGCAGATGAACACAAACCCAACCCCATGAAGATGTCACAATAAACTTAAAACTTAATTTATCTACTCAacaatgaaatgaaaaattaTTTTCTTTAATTCTTATGAAGTGTTGTGTGGGTTAGGTCCTCCATGCGCTCGTCCAACATGATGCGAAACCAATCGGGAATGAAGGTATACTGGTTCCTGCCAAGATACGAAGGTTACGAGATCTCCCCCTGGCTAGCATCAAACTTCATCAGATACACGGTCTTGGGGCAGTCGACTACCGACATAAAGCCGCGAATCTGGTCCACCAGCCGCAGCAGGAAATTGACACAGACATTCGGTGACCAGGCTTTTTCCTGCGCAAACAAATTAAAGTGTTATTTCAATCGGAgtatattgtatatatgtactaaCGCAGTCCTTCCAAAGTTGGCGCACAGATAGCTTGTTAATGGTGTGCGCGATGGTGTCGCGGTTAACATTAGCAACGTAAATGTTTTCGATGCCCACCAGAACGCACTTGGACCCCCACTTGAGGGCGTCGCAACGGTTGTGCGTAGCCCATTCATCCACGCTCATACTGTCTAGGCGAAACTGCAGCTCCGTAAAGACATAATTTGAACTATCAGGCGAATAAGAGCAAATTTAAACCGATTTTAAATGTACATTCAAGGCCCCGTACTTACTTCCCGTCACTTCCTGTCCTAAAACCTTCGGCCAGAACTGGTGAATCGAAAATAAAACGTGTGGCATTTATGCTGAAGTAAAACACTCCGTTGTATTGTCCAGTCGGTTCCATTGGGTCGCATGGTTTCGGCATTGCATTTGCATtctctgaaaaaaaaaaaaaaaaaaatactaaatagTAATATTGGATGGGTAATCCAATGCCCTACCGGATAGGAAGTGCCTACGAAGCTTTGCGAGCCAATCAGCATTCAGTTCCTTCATGGGAGAAGTTTTTAGATCCTCAAGAACCACGGGGCTGATGTAAATCGTGTTTCGATACTTGGTCACGGCGAGGGTCCAGTTCTCCTTCATTTCGTAGGGAGTCCTCAAGATTAGTTCAAGAACTTCGGTGGTGCACACAATGTCGTAACTGACTTCCACCTCCAGTTTGGCACTTAGATGGGATGTCCCAGTGCTCTCCATGTACAATAGTATGTTGTCCAAGCCTGGCTGCGATAAGAGTAAACTTCGCGGAGGACTCGGCTCAGAGTCCCCCAGGTGCACTTGGaatttgttcatttttggaACGACTACGTAGCGCAAGCGATTTGCATTGTTCTCAAATATTCCATATGGCGATAAGCTGAAGCCCCCGTGAACCACTGGCTTAGAAAATTCTGGAAAGTCACATCGGTCCGCTTTGGTAATAACGTGAGgttttatatttaataataTTTCATCAGAAATCATCATGGATTCATCTGAAAACGCAAGATTTAATTTTCCTAAAATTGGTTTTGCGTTgcttaacaaaaaaaaatggcaGCGTTAAATACTATGCGCATACTTGCAAACATATTAATGTTTCTTCCAATACACAACTTTCGTTAATCGTTCAAGGTTGCAATGTGTTGTCTAAGCTGGCTTTTAACTTTTACAAATCACACCGGTTCAGCAATTATTTTGGAGGCTCTACTGTGCTTCCCACTCCCACTCACAACAATTTGGCGCAATGCCGGTTTTGGGGATGCCAAGCCTAAACAAACCGGAAGGTTGCCAGACTGCCGCACACAGATGTTCGCATTGAACTGTGTGGCAACCATTGCAAGGTGCGCTGCACGTGTTTCAAATTCGCGTGTGTTGCTTGTTCATTCCCGGGTCTGAGCTCTGAAATTAATTCGAAAGCAGTTAAAAGTAGCTCGAAAGAAATAACAGTATCCGAATACAGTTGACCGGCTACCAAGGCAATGGAGGTAAATGCCATCAAGCTACGATTTTGTGCACAGCGACTTCTGCAGTTGACTGCCAACGAGCCCCAAGACAATTTGTTTGTTCAAAATGTACAGAAGTTCATCAGAAAGAAGGTAAGTGTATGATCATATTTTAGAAATATGTGCCTCAAGACGTGGAACGTCTGTTCTGCAGTCTCAGCGAGCAACTTGCGTGTCCGGCCTACACCGTTCCCTTGGCAGTGAGCTTTGAGGAGCAACTGTTGCTGCTCCTTAGCATGGCCCTGCGATGGGACTCGGCTGGAGACGATATCCATCAATATCATAAGGAGTGCATCGCCCTGTCAAAGCTAATGGACATCTCTGTGGATGCGCAGAGGTAAGTAGAGGTCCCTGTATCGGATGACCAGTCTCAAAAGCACACATTCCCTCTGACACCCGTATAGGTTTGCAAAGTGCTACTTCCACAACAAGCCAGCACCGTTCGAGAAAAGCCAAAGTAATTCCAGCAGTGTCCCCAGCAAAAGGGCAAAGAACGCAAAGGCCAGCCAAAAGTTAGATGAACTGGAGCTCTTGAAATGTTGCTACCAGTTGCTGCGAAGTGACACGTCCTACTTCCGTGAGTTGTGGGACTGGTCCGGTTTCATTGCCACCTACTCGCACCTCGAGACCCCCAGCCCGATGATACAACTCTACTGCAACTACATCATGACCATGCTCACGAATATGAGCCCAACACAGCGGAATGCCCAAAATGCCAAGATATCCACAGAAGCACAGCTCCGATTTGAACGCGAGAAGGAGCAGTCATGGGCCGTAGCCAGGCAGGACGAGGGCTGCTGCTATTCTCCCGAAGACGAAACGCCTGAACAGATGCTGAGCCTGAGCCTCAACCAGAGTGTGACCAACATTGAGGGCGTACTCTTGCCGACATTCAACAAGAAGAATCAGGAATTCTATGCAAGCACTGACGGCTGCTACGATCGCATTGTAAAGGTGGATTCGACGGTTGTAAATCTGCGGAGCATTGCCCTCGGCGTCGCAGCGGCCAAGCCGATTTGCCTCTCCGGTCCTGTGGGCTGTGGCAAGACGACGCTTATTGAGTATCTGGCCCGCAAGACGGGACGCATTTGCCCCAAGCCCAAGGAGATTGACACTCGCGAAAAGGCGCTGCGGAAGGCTGAAGAGGAGGACAAATTGTTGacaccaaaaaaaggaaaaaaggggaaagaaaAGAAGCGGAAACTGGAGGAGGACCTTCCCATCGACCAGGCATTGCTGGATCTGGGTGAAATGTCGCAAAAGCATGGCTTTCTACGGATACAGCTGGGCGACCAGACCGACAGCAAAATGTTATTGGGCCAATATCGCTGCACAGATGTGCCTGGGGAATTCGTTTGGCTTCCTGGTGTCCTCACGCAGGTGAGAAGGAATTGATTAAACTGAACGAGGGTTCTATTTTATGAATGATTATTTGCACTTTTAGGATGTCATGCATGGCTACTGGCTGTTGCTGGAGGATCTGGATGCCGCCACCCAAGACACCTACACAATTCTGAGCAGTTTGCTGGAGAGGCCGTGCCTGAGCGTTCCCGGCTTTCGCGACTCTGTGAAGATTGAGCCAGGCTTTCAATTGTTTGTCACAGTGCGGTAAGAGTCCATGGAGCATTCCAAGCATCTTTATCCTATATTTTATCTCTGTTTTAAGAGCTACAAATCGGCCAGCAATTCGGGACAGAAATCGCTCTATTCGCTGCTGGATAAATATCTGTATACGATCAACGTTTTGCCGCTTTCCCGCAACGAGCTGTGCAAGGTGGCTGTTGCTGGAGGATCTGGATGCCGCCACCCAAGAAACCTACACAATTCTGAACAGTTTGCTGGAGAGGCAGTGCCTGAGCGTTCCCGGCTTTCGCGACTCTGTGAAGATTGAGCCAGGCTTTCAATTGTTTGTCACAGTGCGGTAAGAGTCCATGGAGCATTCAAAGCATCTTTATCCTAAACATTTTCTCTGTTTTAGGACCAACAAATCGGCCAGAAATTCGGGACAGAAATCGCTCTATTCGCTGCTGGATAAATATCTGTATACGATCAACGTTTTGCCGCTTTCCCGCAACGAGCTGTGCAAGGTGGTCAGCACCAACTATCCCAAGCTGGCGACCGTCGCCAATCGAGTGGTGGACGTGTTCCTTACCTTCTCCAGTGGCAATCACATGGCCGCCGACAATCTGCGTCAGCAGGATTCGAACGACAAGGCGGACAACACGGAGAAGTACGTGGCGCTGCCCTTTAAGCAGGCCACACTCTCATCCAGTCCGAACTCGGGCCGCCTGGTCTCAACCCGGGATCTGGTCAAGCTGTGCCAGCGTTCGAATGTCCAGTTCTCGGTGACCAGCGCCGAGTGTGCCTACTTTATGTTCCAGAATGCCGTCGATGTATTCTGTTCGTATCTGCCGCATAGTAGGGAGAAGATCACGCTGATCACGAGCATCGGCGCCAAGTTGGGCATCATTCGCTCCAGATGCGAGCATTTCGCTAATGAATACAAACCGGATGTGGATTTTGGACTGGAGATTATCAAGATCGGACGTGCCAGTCTCCTGGCCAAGTCCGAGCTGCTGTCCAATAATGAGAATGGGGAGCAGCTCTCAGAGCAAGACCTGAAGCGACAGAAACTAACCGAGCAGACCAGGAGGGCCATCGGCCAGACCAGCGTCAAGCGTGCCACCTTCTCGTTTACACGTCTCGCCAGCTGCATCTTGGAACGGATTGCCGTCTGTGTGAGCCACTCGGAGCCCGTGCTGCTGGTGGGGGAGACGGGTGTGGGCAAGACCTCCTCCGTGCAGTATCTGGCCGAGCGCACCGAACACAAGCTGGTCGTCGCGAACTTGAACAACCAGTCGGATGTCTCGGATCTCGTGGGCGGATTCAAGCCCGTCGAACTCAACTACGTGCACTTGCTCTGCGAGACCTTCAATGCCGAGAAGAACATGCAGTTCCTCCGGATCTTTGCCACGCATTACAACAGCGGCCGGCACAGTGTCATCATACGCACTATGATCAGCCTGTGCTATCAGGTGTTCAGGAACACGGATCTAACGAGCCACCAGATGGTGCCGCGTTGGCGCACGCTTTGCGAGAAGCTGCAGAAGCTGCAGACACAGCTGGACAAGAGCATTAACATTTCGTTTGCCTTCATACCCGGTTCCATGGTGAACTGCATCAGCAAAGGCGAATGGGTGCTGCTGGACGAGATCAATTTGGCATCGGCCGAGACCCTGGAATGCCTGTCGACCATCCTAGAGCCAGAGGGATCGGTTGTGCTGCTGGAGCGGGGCGATTTCGTGCCCGTCAAGCGGCATCCGGACTTTCGCATCTTCGCCTGCATGAACGCCAACACGGACATTGGCAAGAAGGATCTGTCCGTGGGCATACGCAATCGATTTACCGAATTCTTTGTGGACGAACTGACGACGGACGCGTACCTCAGTCTGCTGGTGAGTGACTATTTGGCCAACACGGGCATCCAGCGGAAGTCCGTGCACAGCATTGTCCAGCTCTACAAGTCACTGCTTCGCCTCTCCGAGCACCAGCTGAACGATGGCCTGTGCAATCGTCCCGTCTACTCTTTGCGCACCCTGTGCCGCAGTCTGCGCATCTGTGCTCGGAATCTGTGCGGCTCCATTGAGCGGAATCTGTACGAGAGCTTCTGCCTGAGTTTTCTCACCCAGCCGGAGTCGCATCatgtggtgctgctgctaaTTCGGAATGCCCTGCTGAGCAATGCCAAGGCCGTGCTTAGCAAGCAGCTGCCCCGATTGGGAGAGAACTATCTACAGTTCGAGGACTACTGGATACAGCTGGGGGGCCTGGAGCAGCAGTCCTGCTCCCACTACATCCTCACGGAGAGCGTCCAAAAGAATCTGCAAGATCTCACGCGCATCATATCGATTGGCAAGCTGCCCATCCTGCTCCAGGGACCCACCAGTGCCGGCAAGACTAGTCTTATCGACTACGTGGCCCGCCGAAGTGGCAATCGCTGTCTGCGCATCAACAACCACGAGCATACCGACCTTCAGGAGTACATTGGCACCTATGCGGCCGATCTGGAGGGCAAGCTCACTTTCCAGGAGGGTGTCCTCGTGCAGGCCATGCGTCAGGGTTACTGGATCATCTTGGACGAACTGAATCTGGCCTCCACCGACATTCTGGAAGCGCTCAATCGCGTGCTGGACGACAATCGAGAGCTTTACATTGCCGAGACGCAGACACTAGTGAAAGCACATCCGAATTTTATCAATCGCTATAAAGAAATTTACCGGTCTAGTACACGGCTGCATAGCACAGTTAGTCTAGTCGCAGCAGGCAGTTGCCGAGTCGAAAAATATATTTGCTTCAGATTGTAGTACTGACTAAACATGATTAAAATGCGGTGTCTGGCAGCTGCCATGCTAATTTTCGGCTACATTGCCACTACATCAGCCGCCGAGAGTGATGTCCTGGACCTGGGGACGACAACTTCGCATCCACACTGAAGCAGCAGGAGACGACATTGGTTATGTTCTATGCTCCCTGGtaagtgcgtgtgtgtggtgtgaggGGAGCGGGCGTGGCAGGTCGGGAGTGCGATTACCTTAATCAGCTTGTTGCGTCtgctttttaattaaattgcgCTGCGAAGAATCGAATTAAAAGTACACGTCAGCGTTAAGAAGAGGGTCGaacagaagaaaaaaaaaaatctgcGACTACAAAGTCGGTATCAGAGCGGCCATTTTAAGAGAGCTTCAACCAGCTAATGTGTCAATACAACTATCTCTTTGTTCGCATATGAGTGTGAGTAGATTATTAGGAGAAAACTTCAAAGCTATCATTTCCAGATACGAGTGCATACGGTTTTTGTATGTGGGCTTGCCGGCCGGTGGCCGATTTCCATCTCCCCGGAGAGCAGTGAAAGAGTTTTTAAATTACATTTAATCCCCGCATCGTTGGGCTTATCAGCTCTGGAACATAAGCAGTTTAATTAGACGTTGTTAGCAATAAGAGTGCATGATAAGGCAACCCAACTGATAAGTATACGCACCCCATGCTATAATTACAAACTATTCGACTTTTTGGGTAACATGTCTTCCTGTTGTCGTGATAAAAATGATGAACTACTAGCTAAATTTGTTCGAGAAAAGACTGGGACGTGTCCTAATAGACTTTTTCTGTTCTTATAGGTGCGGCCACTGCAAGCGCCTCAAGCCTGAGTATGCCAAGGCGGCTGAGCTCGTCAAGGATGATGATCCACCAATTAAGCTGGCCAAGGTTGACTCCGAGGCTGGCAAGGAGACCTGCAGCAAGTACTCAGTGAGCGGCTATCCCACACTGAAAATATTCCGTCAGGATGAAGTTTCGCAGGACTACAGCGGACCACGTGAGGCCATCGGCATTGCGAAATACATGCGCGCTCAAGTTGGACCTGCCTCTAAGAATGTGCGCTCTGTGGAGGAGCTCGCCAAGTTCCTGGACACCAAGGAGACCTCAATCTTTGGTAGCTTTGAAGACATTGACTCCAAGCTGGCGAAGATCTTCCTCAAGTTTGCCGACAAGAACCGCGAGAAGTATCGCTTTGGCCACAGCAGCGACGAGGAGGTGTTGAAGAAGAATGGTGAAACGTAAATGATGCCATGTCAAGACTGCAAATGCGTTTATTATACTTTATATAATTTGTTACGCCTCCGGAAATAAAAAATAGCTTTTAAGTTTTGTCCCTTGTCACAAATAACCAAAGTATTCGATGGCTCTTGTCTTCCGTACAGCGATAAGATTTGGGTGATCCGTGCTCCACATTTGAGCAACAAGTTTGAGGCTTCCACAGTCAAGTTTGAGGGAAGCGCTGAGTCCGACCTGACCACCTTCATCAAGGAGAATTAGTAAGTGATCTCTTTTCTATATCCTCCCCCAAGCACACTCTTAATTTACGTTCGTTCAATCTCTGCAGCCATGGCTTGGTTGGTCATCGTACCCAGGACACTTCGCGGGACTTCCAGAACCCCCTGATCACCGCCTACTACAGCGTCGACTACCAGAAGAATCCCAAGGGCACCAACTACTGGCGCAACCGTGTCCTCAAGGTGGCCAAGGAATTTGCCGGCCAAATTAGCTTTGCCATCAGCTCCAAGGACGACTTCCAGCACGAATTGAACGAATACGGCTACGATTTTGTTGGTGACAAGCCCATCGTTTTGGCCCGTGATGCCAAGAATCTCAAGTACTCTCTGAAGGACGAGTTCTGCGTGGAGAACCTACAAGATTTTGTTGAGAAGCTGCTGGCCGACGAACTGGAGCCATATGTCAAGAGCGAGCCCGTCCCAGAGTCGAACGATACTCCGGTCAAGGTGGCTGTAGCTAAGAACTTTGACGATCTGCTGATCAACAACGGCAAGGACACGCTCATTGAGTTCTACGCCCCATGGTGCGGCCACTGCAAGAAGCTCCCATCTACGAGGAGCTGGCCGAGAAACTGCAAGACGAGGATGTGGTCATTTTCAAAATGGATGCCACGGCCAACGATGTGCCACCAGAGTTCAATGTGCGTGGATTCCCCACACTCTACTGGCTCCCCAAGGACTCGAAGAATAAGCCCGTAAGCTACAACGGGGGTCGCGAGGTCGATGATTTCATCAAATACATTGCCAAGGAGGCGACCACAGAACTGAAGAGCTTCGACCGTGACGGAAGGCCCAAGAAGACCGAGCTCTAAGCTCCAGGCTCTAATCTTAACTCTTACTGCTAACTGCGTCGTTAATGTGGTGTAGTGGCGGTGTAACTAGCATTTCCATATTTTTGTAAAAGTCGAATGCATTCTCTTCAAAGTCTTGATGGGACAAAAATTGTATTAAATTATATATAGTAGTGATGATGATAACGCAGATGAACACAAACCCAACCCCATGAAGATGTCACAATAAACTTAAAACTTAATTTATCTACTCAacaatgaaatgaaaaattaTTTTCTTTAATTCTTATGAAGTGTTGTGTGGGTTAGGTCCTCCATGCGCTCGTCCAACATGATGCGAAACCAATCGGGAATGAAGGTATACTGGTTCCTGCCAAGATACGAAGTGTACGAGATCTCCCCCTGGCTAGCATCAAACTTCATCAGATACACGGTCTTGGGGCAGTCGACTACCGACATAAAGCCGCGAATCTGGTCCACCAGCCGCAGCAGGAAATTGACACAGACATTCGGTGACCAGGCTTTTTCCTGCGCAAACAAATTAAAGTGTTATTTCAATCGGAgtatattgtatatatgtactaaCGCAGTCCTTCCAAAGTTGGCGCACAGATAGCTTGTTAATGGTGTGCGCGATGGTGTCGCGGTTAACATTAGCAACGTAAATGTTTTCGATGCCCACCAGAACGCACTTGGACCACCACTTGAGGGCGTCGCAACGGTTGTGCGTAGCCCATTCATCCACGCTCATACTGTCTAGGCGAAACTGCAGCTCCGTAAAGACATAATTTGAACTATCAGGCGAATAAGAGCAAATTTAAACCGATTTTAAATGTACATTCAAGGCCCCGTACTTACTTCCCGTCACTTCCTGTCCTAAAACCTTCGGCCAGAACTGGTGAATCGAAAATAAAACGTGTGGCATTTATGCTGAAGTAAAACACTCCGTTGTATTGTCCAGTCGGTTCCATTGGGTCGCATGGTTTCGGCATTGCATTTGCATtctctgaaaaaaaaaacaaaaaaaatactaaatagTAATATTGGATGGGTAATCCAATGCCCTACCGGATAGGAAGTGCCTACGAAGCTTTGCGAGCCAATCAGCATTCAGTTCCTTCATGGGAGAAGTTTTTAGATCCTCAAGAACCACGGGGCTGATGTAAATCGTGTTTCGATACTTGGTCACGGCGAGGGTCCAGTTCTCCTTCATTTCGTAGGGAGTCCTCAAGATTAGTTCAATAACTTCGGTGGTGCACACAATGTCGTAACTGACTTCCACCTCCAGTTTGGCACTTAGATGGGATGTCCCAGTGCTCTCCATGTACAATAGTATGTTGTCCAAGCCTGGCTGCGATAAGAGTAAACTTCGCGGAGGACTCGGCTCAGAGTCCCCCAGGTGCACTTGGaatttgttcatttttggaACGACTACGTAGCGCAAGCGATTTGCATTGTTCTCAAATATTCCATATGGCGATAAGCTGAAGCCCCCGTGAACCACTGGCTTAGAAAATTCTGGAAAGTCACATCGGTCCGCTTTGGTAATAACGTGAGgttttatatttaataataTTTCATCAGAAATCATCATGGATTCATCTGAAAACGCAAGATTTAATTTTCCTAAAATTGGTTTTGCGTTgcttaacaaaaaaaaatggcaGCGTTAAATACTATGCGCATACTTGCAAACATATTAATGTTTCTTCCAATACACAACTTTCGTTAATCGTTCAAGGTTGCAATGTGTTGTCTAAGCTGGCTTTTAACTTTTACAAATCACACCGGTTCAGCAATTATTTTGGAGGCTCTACTGTGCTTCCCACTCCCACTCACAACAATTTGGCGCAATGCCGGTTTTGGGGATGCCAAGCCTAAACAAACCGGAAGGTTGCCAGACTGCCGCACACAGATGTTCGCATTGAACTGTGTGGCAACCATTGCAAGGTGCGCTGCACGTGTTTCAAATTCGCGTGTGTTGCTTGTTCATTCCCGGGTCTGAGCTCTGAAATTAATTCGAAAGCAGTTAAAAGTAGCTCGAAAGAAATAACAGTATCCGAATACAGTTGACCGGCTACCAAGGCAATGGAGGTAAATGCCATCAAGCTACGATTTTGTGCACAGCGACTTCTGCAGTTGACTGCCAACGAGCCCCAAGACAATTTGTTTGTTCAAAATGTACAGAAGTTCATCAGAAAGAAGGTAAGTGTATGATCATATTTTAGAAATATGTGCCTCAAGACGTGGAACGTCTGTTCTGCAGTCTCAGCGAGCAACTTGCGTGTCCGGCCTACACCGTTCCCTTGGCAGTGAGCTTTGAGGAGCAACTGTTGCTGCTCCTTAGCATGGCCCTGCGATGGGACTCGGCTGGAGACGATATCCATCAATATCATAAGGAGTGCATCGCCCTGTCAAAGCTAATGGACATCTCTGTGGATGCGCAGAGGTAAGTAGAGGTCCCTGTATCGGATGACCAGTCTCAAAAGCACACATTCCCTCTGACACCCGTATAGGTTTGCAAAGAGCTACTTCCACAACAGGCCAGCACCGTTCGAGAAAAGCCAAAGTAATTCCAGCAGTGTCCCCAGCAAAAGGGCAAAGAACGCAAAGGCCAGCCAAAAGTTAGATGAACTGGAGCTCTTGAAATGTTGCTACCAGTTGCTGCGAAGTGACACGTCCTACTTCCGTCAATTGTGGGACTGGTCCGGCTTCATTGCCACCTACTCGCACCTCGAGACCCCCTGCCCGATGATACAGCTCTACTGCAACTACATCATGGCCATGCTCACGAATATGAGCCCAACACAGCGGAATGCCCAAAATGCCAAGATATCCACAGAAGCACAGCTCCGATTTGAACGCGAGAAGGAACAGTCATGGGCCGTAGCCAGGCAGGCCGAGGGCTGCTGCTATTCTCCCGAAGACGAAACGCCTGAACAGATGCTGAGCCTGAGCCTCAACCAGAGTGTGACCAACATTGAGGGCGTACTCTTGCCGACATTCAACAATAAGAATCAGGAATGCTATGCAAGCACTGACGGCGGCTACGGTCGCATTGTAAAGGTGGATTCGACGGTTGTAAATCTGCGGAGCATTGCCCTCGGCGTCGCAGCGGCCAAGCCGATTTGCCTCTCCGGTCCTGTGGGCTGTGGCAAGACGACGCTTATTGAGTATCTGGCCCGCAAGACGGGACACATTTGCCCCAAGCCCAAGGAGATTGACACTCGCGAAAAGGCGCTGCGAAAGGCTGAAGAGGAGGACAAATTGTTGacaccaaaaaaaggaaaaaaggggaaagaaaAGAAGCGGAAACTGGAGGAGGACCTTCCCATCGACCAGGCATTGCTGGATCTGGGTGAAATGTCGCAAAAGCATGGCTTTCTACGGATACAGCTGGGCGACCAGACCGACAGCAAAATGCAATTGGGCCAATATCGCTGCACAGATGTGCCTGGGGAATTCGTTTGGCTTCCTGGTGTCCTCACGCAGGTGAGAAGGAATTGATTAAACTGAACGAGGGTTCTATTATATGAATGATTATTTGCACTTTTAGGCTGTCATGCATGGCTACTGGCTGTTGCTGGAGGATCTGGATGCCGCCACCCAAGACACCTACACAATTCTGAGCAGTTTGCTGGAGAGGCAGTGCCTGAGCGTTCCCGGCTTTCGCGACTCTGTGCAGATTGAGCCAGGCTTTCAATTGTTTGTCACAGTGCGGTAAGAGTCCATGGAGCATTCAAAACATCTTTATCCTAAACATTTTCTCTGTTTTAGGACCAACAAATCGGCCAGCAATTCGGGACAGAAATCGCTCTATTCGCTGCTGGATAAATATCTGTATACGATCAACGTTTTGCCGCTTTCCCGCAACGAGCTGTGCAAGGTGGTCAGCACCAACTATCCCAAGCTGGCGACCGTCGCCAATCGAGTGGTGGACGTGTTTCTTACCTTCTCCAGTGGCAATCACATGGCCGCCGACAATCTGCGTCAGCAGGATTCGAACGACAAGGCGGACAACACGGAGAAGTACGTGGCGCTGCCCTTTAAGCAGGTCACACTCTCATCCAGTCCGAACTCGGGCCGCCTGGTCTCGACCCGGGATCTGGTCAAGCTGGGCCAGCGTTCGAATGCCCAGTTCTCGGTGACCAGCGCCGAGTGTGCCTACTTTATGTTCCAGAATGCCGTCGATGTATTCTGTTCGTATCTGCCGCATAGTAGGGAGAAGATCACGCTGATCACGAGCATCGGCGCCAAGTTGGGCATCATTCGCTCCAGATGCGAGCATTTCGCTAATGAATACAAACCTGATGTGGATTTTGGACTGGAGATTATCAAGATCGGACGTGCCAGTCTCCTGGCCAAGTCCGAGCTGCTGTCCAATAATGAGAATGGGGAGCAGCTCTCAGAGCAAGACCTGAAGCGACAGAAACTAACCGAGCAGACCAGGAGGGCCATCGGCCAGACCAGCGTCAAGCGTGCCACCTTCTCGTTTACACGTCTCGCCAGCTGCATCTTGGAACGGATTGCCGTCTGTGTGAGCCACTCGGAGCCCGTGCTGCTGGTGGGGGAGACGGGTGTGGGCAAGACCTCCTCCGTGCAGTATCTGGCCGAGCGCACCGAACACAAGCTGGTCGTCGTGAACATGAACAACCAGTCGGATGTCTCGGATCTCGTGGGCGGATTCAAGCCCGTCGAACTCAACTACGTGCACTTGCTCTGCGAGACCTTCAATGCCGAGAAGAACATGCAGTTCCTCCGGATCTTTGCCACGCATTACAACAGCGGCCGGCACAGTGTCATCATACGCACTATGATCAGCCTGTGCCATCAGGTGTTCAGGAACACGGATCTAAAGAGCCACCAGATGGTGCCGCGTTGGCGCACGCTTTGCGAGAAGCTGCAGAAGCTGCAGACACAGCTGGACAAGAGCATTAACATTTCGTTTGCCTTCATACCCGGTTCCCTGGTGAACTGCATCAGCAAAGGCTGCTGGACGATAAGCTATCGTCTTATCGGCGATAAGCTG harbors:
- the LOC117192186 gene encoding protein cutoff-like isoform X2, with the protein product MFANESMMISDEILLNIKPHVITKADRCDFPEFSKPVVHGGFSLSPYGIFENNANRLRYVVVPKMNKFQVHLGDSEPSPPRSLLLSQPGLDNILLYMESTGTSHLSAKLEVEVSYDIVCTTEVLELILRTPYEMKENWTLAVTKYRNTIYISPVVLEDLKTSPMKELNADWLAKLRRHFLSENANAMPKPCDPMEPTGQYNGVFYFSINATRFIFDSPVLAEGFRTGSDGNSNYVFTELQFRLDSMSVDEWATHNRCDALKWGSKCVLVGIENIYVANVNRDTIAHTINKLSVRQLWKDCEKAWSPNVCVNFLLRLVDQIRGFMSVVDCPKTVYLMKFDASQGEIS
- the LOC117192186 gene encoding protein cutoff-like isoform X1, with protein sequence MFARKLNLAFSDESMMISDEILLNIKPHVITKADRCDFPEFSKPVVHGGFSLSPYGIFENNANRLRYVVVPKMNKFQVHLGDSEPSPPRSLLLSQPGLDNILLYMESTGTSHLSAKLEVEVSYDIVCTTEVLELILRTPYEMKENWTLAVTKYRNTIYISPVVLEDLKTSPMKELNADWLAKLRRHFLSENANAMPKPCDPMEPTGQYNGVFYFSINATRFIFDSPVLAEGFRTGSDGNSNYVFTELQFRLDSMSVDEWATHNRCDALKWGSKCVLVGIENIYVANVNRDTIAHTINKLSVRQLWKDCEKAWSPNVCVNFLLRLVDQIRGFMSVVDCPKTVYLMKFDASQGEIS
- the LOC117192186 gene encoding protein cutoff-like isoform X3, coding for MFARKLNLAFSDESMMISDEILLNIKPHVITKADRCDFPEFSKPVVHGGFSLSPYGIFENNANRLRYVVVPKMNKFQVHLGDSEPSPPRSLLLSQPGLDNILLYMESTGTSHLSAKLEVEVSYDIVCTTEVLELILRTPYEMKENWTLAVTKYRNTIYISPVVLEDLKTSPMKELNADWLAKLRRHFLSENANAMPKPCDPMEPTGQYNGVFYFSINATRFIFDSPVLAEGFRTGSDGNSNYVFTELQFRLDSMSVDEWATHNRCDALKWGSKCVLVGISCCGWWTRFAALCR